A single window of Aythya fuligula isolate bAytFul2 chromosome Z, bAytFul2.pri, whole genome shotgun sequence DNA harbors:
- the DCP2 gene encoding m7GpppN-mRNA hydrolase isoform X2, producing METKRAEIPSSVLDDLCSRFILHIPSEERDNAIRVCFQIELAHWFYLDFYMQNTPGLPQCGIRDFAKAVFNHCPFLLPQGEDVQKVLDEWKEYKMGVPTYGAIILDETLENVLLVQGYLAKSGWGFPKGKVNKEEAPHDCAAREVFEETGFDIKDYISKEEYIELRINDQLARLYIIPGVPKNTKFNPKTRREIRNIEWFSIDKLPCHRNDMTPKSKLGLAPNKFFMAIPFIRPLREWISRRNGDSSESDNGVSSTVSTPAKPNSEKARSKPRSSQQVLTDGTGEQCMKPKQTQKPCNHPETSEVLKTKSQNLRSNGRKQNQDTATQKKRTNGVHSQPAKQNHTLKCEKKLHPRRLQDNFETDAAHEMCSSSEDPVAENVEGNSVACNGNYKFAFSSRAFLSFKFDHDAIMKCFDP from the exons TCGATTTATTTTGCACATTCCAAGCGAAGAGAGAGACAATGCAATCAGAGTATGCTTTCAGATTGAACTTGCCCATTGGTTTTACTTGGATTTCTACATGCAAAACACACCAGGATTACCTCAGTGTGGGATAAGAGATTTTGCGAAAGCTG TCTTCAATCACTGCCCTTTTTTACTGCCTCAAGGTGAAGACGTACAAAAGGTTTTAGACGAGTGGAAGGAATATAAAATGGGAGTGCCAACCTATGGTGCAATTATTCTTGATGAGACACTTGAAAAT GTTCTTTTGGTTCAGGGCTATTTAGCAAAGTCTGGCTGGGGATTTCCAAAAGGGAAAGTAAATAAAGAAGAGGCTCCTCATGACTGTGCTGCTAGAGAG GTGTTTGAAGAAACGGGGTTTGACATAAAAGATTACATCAGTAAAGAAGAATACATTGAGCTGCGAATTAATGATCAGTTAGCACGGCTCTACATCATTCCAGGAGTTCCCAAGAATACAAAATTCAACCCCAAAACCAGGAGGGAAATTCGG aaTATTGAGTGGTTTTCCATTGACAAATTGCCATGCCACAGGAATGACATGACCCCCAAGTCCAAGCTAGGTCTGGCACCTAACAAATTTTTTATGGCCATTCCTTTCATCAG GCCACTGAGGGAATGGATTTCCCGAAGGAATGGAGATTCCTCAGAGAGTGACAATGGTGTTTCATCTACAGTGAGCACACCCGCTAAGCCCAATTCGGAAAAAGCTAG ATCCAAACCTCGCAGTAGTCAGCAGGTGCTCACAGATGGCACAGGAGAGCAGTGCATGaagccaaaacaaacacaaaagccatGCAATCATCCTGAAACGTCTGAAGTGTTAAAAACAAAG AGTCAGAACTTGAGGAGCAATGGCAGAAAGCAGAATCAAGACACTGCCACACAGAAGAAGAGAACAAATGGAGTCCACAGTCAaccagcaaagcaaaaccacacCTTG aaatgtgaaaaaaagcTTCATCCAAGAAGACTTCAAGATAACTTTGAAACAG ATGCAGCACATGAGATGTGTTCTTCCAGTGAAGACCCGGTGGCAGAAAACGTAGAGGGGAACTCTGTGGCATGCAATGGCAATTACAAATTTGCTTTCTCATCAAGAGCTTTCTTGAGTTTCAAGTTTGACCATGATGccataatgaaatgttttgaccCCTGA
- the DCP2 gene encoding m7GpppN-mRNA hydrolase isoform X1, which produces METKRAEIPSSVLDDLCSRFILHIPSEERDNAIRVCFQIELAHWFYLDFYMQNTPGLPQCGIRDFAKAVFNHCPFLLPQGEDVQKVLDEWKEYKMGVPTYGAIILDETLENVLLVQGYLAKSGWGFPKGKVNKEEAPHDCAAREVFEETGFDIKDYISKEEYIELRINDQLARLYIIPGVPKNTKFNPKTRREIRNIEWFSIDKLPCHRNDMTPKSKLGLAPNKFFMAIPFIRPLREWISRRNGDSSESDNGVSSTVSTPAKPNSEKARSKPRSSQQVLTDGTGEQCMKPKQTQKPCNHPETSEVLKTKQSQNLRSNGRKQNQDTATQKKRTNGVHSQPAKQNHTLKCEKKLHPRRLQDNFETDAAHEMCSSSEDPVAENVEGNSVACNGNYKFAFSSRAFLSFKFDHDAIMKCFDP; this is translated from the exons TCGATTTATTTTGCACATTCCAAGCGAAGAGAGAGACAATGCAATCAGAGTATGCTTTCAGATTGAACTTGCCCATTGGTTTTACTTGGATTTCTACATGCAAAACACACCAGGATTACCTCAGTGTGGGATAAGAGATTTTGCGAAAGCTG TCTTCAATCACTGCCCTTTTTTACTGCCTCAAGGTGAAGACGTACAAAAGGTTTTAGACGAGTGGAAGGAATATAAAATGGGAGTGCCAACCTATGGTGCAATTATTCTTGATGAGACACTTGAAAAT GTTCTTTTGGTTCAGGGCTATTTAGCAAAGTCTGGCTGGGGATTTCCAAAAGGGAAAGTAAATAAAGAAGAGGCTCCTCATGACTGTGCTGCTAGAGAG GTGTTTGAAGAAACGGGGTTTGACATAAAAGATTACATCAGTAAAGAAGAATACATTGAGCTGCGAATTAATGATCAGTTAGCACGGCTCTACATCATTCCAGGAGTTCCCAAGAATACAAAATTCAACCCCAAAACCAGGAGGGAAATTCGG aaTATTGAGTGGTTTTCCATTGACAAATTGCCATGCCACAGGAATGACATGACCCCCAAGTCCAAGCTAGGTCTGGCACCTAACAAATTTTTTATGGCCATTCCTTTCATCAG GCCACTGAGGGAATGGATTTCCCGAAGGAATGGAGATTCCTCAGAGAGTGACAATGGTGTTTCATCTACAGTGAGCACACCCGCTAAGCCCAATTCGGAAAAAGCTAG ATCCAAACCTCGCAGTAGTCAGCAGGTGCTCACAGATGGCACAGGAGAGCAGTGCATGaagccaaaacaaacacaaaagccatGCAATCATCCTGAAACGTCTGAAGTGTTAAAAACAAAG CAGAGTCAGAACTTGAGGAGCAATGGCAGAAAGCAGAATCAAGACACTGCCACACAGAAGAAGAGAACAAATGGAGTCCACAGTCAaccagcaaagcaaaaccacacCTTG aaatgtgaaaaaaagcTTCATCCAAGAAGACTTCAAGATAACTTTGAAACAG ATGCAGCACATGAGATGTGTTCTTCCAGTGAAGACCCGGTGGCAGAAAACGTAGAGGGGAACTCTGTGGCATGCAATGGCAATTACAAATTTGCTTTCTCATCAAGAGCTTTCTTGAGTTTCAAGTTTGACCATGATGccataatgaaatgttttgaccCCTGA